A stretch of Ectothiorhodospiraceae bacterium BW-2 DNA encodes these proteins:
- a CDS encoding aminotransferase class I/II-fold pyridoxal phosphate-dependent enzyme translates to MFSAAERMVAIEPFRVMALLDEARALEAQGRDIVHMEIGEPDFETPEPVVRAAQRALQQQSQHYTSALGLPALREAIAQFYGERYRLSIDRDDIVITSGASAALLLSLGVAVNRGEGVLLSDPGYPCNRHIVTFVGAEPQPVAVSADDNYQLSAAAVAEHWRDHSRAVMLASPSNPSGTVLSQPALQQLAAEVSEREGVLLVDEIYHALSYGETPLPSAAALGGNRFVINSFSKYFCMTGWRLGWLLLPAGAVEEVAKLAQNLYIAPTTLSQQAALAAFAPETIEIVEQRRHHFLQRRDRLAEGLCELGLPPARLPEGAFYLYVDSSRWSDDSMGLSRRLLYEAGVAVTPGGDFGDYRAADHLRFAYTTSIERIELALERLQSWRQRQL, encoded by the coding sequence ATGTTTAGCGCCGCCGAGCGCATGGTAGCCATCGAGCCGTTTCGCGTGATGGCGCTATTAGATGAGGCGCGGGCACTAGAGGCGCAGGGGCGTGATATTGTCCACATGGAGATTGGTGAGCCCGACTTTGAGACGCCGGAGCCGGTGGTTCGAGCTGCGCAGAGGGCTCTGCAGCAGCAGTCGCAGCACTACACTTCGGCGCTGGGGTTACCGGCGCTACGAGAGGCCATCGCGCAGTTCTATGGTGAGCGCTATCGGTTGAGTATCGATAGGGACGATATCGTCATCACCAGTGGTGCCTCGGCGGCGCTGCTCCTCTCCCTCGGTGTCGCGGTTAATCGGGGGGAGGGGGTGCTGTTAAGCGATCCGGGCTACCCCTGTAATCGCCACATTGTCACCTTTGTCGGTGCCGAACCACAGCCGGTGGCGGTCAGTGCTGATGATAACTATCAGTTAAGCGCCGCTGCGGTGGCCGAACATTGGCGCGATCATAGTCGGGCGGTGATGCTTGCCTCGCCCTCCAACCCCTCCGGTACGGTGCTATCTCAACCGGCACTGCAACAGCTAGCCGCTGAGGTATCAGAGCGGGAGGGGGTGTTATTGGTCGATGAGATCTATCACGCTCTAAGCTATGGTGAGACGCCGTTGCCGAGCGCGGCAGCGCTGGGGGGCAATCGGTTTGTGATTAATAGCTTCTCCAAATATTTCTGTATGACCGGCTGGCGCTTAGGGTGGCTACTGCTGCCAGCGGGGGCGGTAGAGGAGGTGGCCAAGTTGGCTCAAAATCTCTATATTGCCCCGACAACGCTGTCGCAGCAGGCGGCACTGGCCGCCTTTGCGCCGGAGACTATCGAGATAGTCGAGCAGCGACGGCACCACTTTTTGCAGCGTCGTGATCGATTGGCCGAAGGGTTGTGTGAGTTAGGATTGCCGCCGGCGCGGCTGCCAGAGGGGGCCTTCTATCTCTATGTCGATTCGAGTCGCTGGTCTGACGATAGCATGGGGCTCTCGCGACGGCTACTCTACGAGGCGGGGGTGGCGGTGACGCCGGGGGGCGATTTTGGCGACTATCGCGCCGCTGATCATCTGCGATTTGCCTATACGACCTCGATTGAGCGTATTGAGCTGGCGCTAGAGCGGTTGCAAAGCTGGCGCCAGCGTCAACTTTGA
- a CDS encoding metal-dependent hydrolase translates to MANFKTHIVTATVASGIASTALYVMDLLTSVESVVMLGAGIIGGALPDIDSDHSTPLKIAFTLLSIIISFIVMFSQPFGDTVVELIALWIATFMVMRFVVLRLFQSITVHRGIIHSLPVAAIAGLLSVHFIYHYSDQSAYLAWMFGSFITFGFLVHLLLDEFYSVNLLGIEVKKSLGTAFKLYDSSQIGLSLLMYLIAAALFWSAPSPLQFATMIFNAHNWDHFLTMLYPTQGWFTR, encoded by the coding sequence ATGGCCAACTTTAAAACCCATATCGTCACCGCAACGGTCGCCTCCGGCATCGCCTCAACCGCCCTCTATGTCATGGATCTACTTACCAGTGTTGAATCGGTAGTGATGCTAGGTGCGGGCATTATTGGCGGCGCTCTGCCCGATATCGACTCAGATCACTCCACCCCGCTAAAGATCGCCTTCACCCTACTCTCGATTATTATTTCATTCATTGTTATGTTCTCCCAGCCGTTTGGCGATACAGTCGTTGAGTTAATCGCGCTCTGGATTGCTACTTTTATGGTGATGCGCTTTGTAGTACTACGACTATTTCAATCGATAACTGTCCATCGGGGTATTATCCACTCACTACCGGTCGCCGCCATCGCCGGCCTGCTATCGGTGCACTTTATCTACCACTACTCTGATCAGAGCGCCTACCTCGCCTGGATGTTCGGCAGCTTTATCACCTTCGGTTTTCTTGTCCACCTACTATTAGACGAGTTCTATAGCGTCAACCTACTCGGCATTGAGGTCAAAAAGTCATTAGGAACCGCCTTTAAATTGTACGATAGCAGCCAAATCGGCCTATCGCTACTGATGTACCTAATCGCAGCGGCGCTCTTTTGGAGTGCCCCCTCCCCGCTCCAATTTGCCACTATGATCTTTAACGCCCACAACTGGGATCACTTTCTGACGATGCTCTACCCGACACAGGGGTGGTTTACTCGCTAA
- the guaB gene encoding IMP dehydrogenase, with protein MRIAQEALTFDDVLLIPAESNLLPKDVSLKTRLTREIELNIPLVSAAMDTVTESRLAITMAQEGGIGIVHKNMTIERQAEEVRRVKKFESGIIQDPITVSPRASIREVIELTQRVGISGVPVVDGSDLVGIVTNRDLRFETRFDAPVSTIMTAKEKLITVLEGAEREEILHKLHEYRIEKILVVDHQFHLCGLITVKDIQKATDKPFACKDSSGRLRVGAALGVGEGTDERVAALVAAGVDVVVVDTAHGHSRGVLERVRWIKQHYPELQVIGGNIATGAAALALKEAGADAVKVGIGPGSICTTRIVAGVGVPQITAIDNAVIALAGSDIPVIADGGIRYSGDIAKAIVAGADSVMMGSMFAGTEEAPGEVELYQGRSYKAYRGMGSLGAMSSQQGSSDRYFQEGSKADKLVPEGIEGRVPYKGSLQPLIHQLMGGLRSSMGYTGCASIDEMRTMPEFVRVTNAGMTESHVHDVQITKEAPNYRL; from the coding sequence ATGCGTATAGCCCAGGAAGCCCTGACTTTTGATGATGTGCTGTTAATTCCGGCCGAATCAAATCTCTTGCCGAAGGATGTTTCGTTAAAAACTCGTTTAACGCGGGAGATTGAGCTCAACATCCCGCTAGTCTCGGCAGCGATGGATACGGTGACTGAGTCGCGATTAGCCATCACTATGGCACAGGAGGGCGGCATCGGTATTGTGCACAAAAATATGACCATTGAGCGGCAGGCTGAAGAGGTGCGCCGAGTTAAGAAGTTTGAGAGTGGTATTATTCAGGATCCGATTACCGTCTCGCCCCGTGCCTCAATTCGTGAAGTGATTGAGCTCACTCAGCGGGTCGGGATATCGGGGGTGCCGGTGGTCGATGGTAGCGATTTGGTGGGGATTGTAACTAACCGCGATCTCCGTTTTGAGACCCGCTTCGATGCCCCCGTTTCGACGATTATGACGGCAAAAGAGAAGTTGATTACGGTGCTTGAGGGGGCTGAGCGGGAGGAGATCCTGCACAAATTGCATGAGTACCGCATCGAAAAGATCTTGGTGGTCGATCATCAGTTCCATCTGTGCGGCCTGATTACTGTTAAGGATATTCAGAAGGCGACCGATAAGCCGTTTGCTTGTAAAGATAGCTCTGGGCGGCTGCGAGTCGGTGCTGCGCTCGGGGTCGGGGAGGGGACTGACGAACGGGTAGCGGCGTTAGTGGCTGCGGGTGTCGATGTGGTGGTGGTCGATACGGCTCATGGCCACTCTCGTGGGGTGTTGGAGAGGGTTCGCTGGATTAAACAGCACTACCCTGAGTTGCAGGTGATCGGGGGGAATATTGCCACCGGGGCGGCGGCGCTGGCGCTCAAAGAGGCGGGGGCCGATGCGGTGAAGGTCGGTATCGGTCCGGGATCTATCTGTACGACTCGTATCGTCGCCGGTGTTGGTGTGCCGCAGATTACGGCTATCGATAACGCTGTCATCGCGCTAGCTGGAAGCGATATTCCGGTCATTGCCGATGGCGGTATTCGCTACTCGGGAGATATTGCTAAGGCGATCGTTGCCGGTGCCGATTCGGTGATGATGGGGAGTATGTTTGCCGGTACGGAGGAGGCACCGGGTGAGGTGGAGCTCTACCAAGGGCGCTCCTATAAGGCGTATCGTGGTATGGGGTCACTCGGGGCGATGTCGTCGCAGCAGGGCTCCTCAGATCGCTACTTTCAGGAGGGGAGTAAGGCCGATAAGCTGGTGCCCGAAGGGATTGAGGGGCGCGTCCCCTACAAAGGGTCGCTGCAGCCGCTGATTCACCAATTGATGGGGGGGTTGCGTTCGAGTATGGGTTATACCGGTTGCGCCTCTATTGATGAGATGCGCACGATGCCCGAATTTGTACGGGTGACTAACGCCGGTATGACCGAGAGTCATGTGCACGATGTGCAGATTACCAAAGAGGCACCGAACTACCGTCTATAA